GCCGCGTGGAGTACAGCATCTCGAGGTGACGGGTCACAACCGAGGCCGCGGCGTCCGCGTACCTGCTCGGAATTGCATGTGCTTGAATCATGAGTCACTCCCAGACAGACCAGGTTGTATACCAGTAACCCTGCCCGTACGCGGCCATCAGGTTCGCGTAGGTGCTCCAGAAACTGCCGGCGAAGCCGGGGTCATTCACCAGCACCCAGATGGAGTTGTCGTCCGCGACGAGCCACCCGATGACCAGCACGACATGCGCGCCTCCAACCGCCCAGTTGAGCTGTGCTTCGAGCACCCGATTGTGGTTGATGTTCTGCTGGACGCCGACAAACGTGGCTGGCCCGCCGAGCGGGGCGAAGTTGTTGACGCCGAAATGGTTGTAGATGCCAGCATACATCGCCGTCGAGATGCTGGTGTTGCACCAGCCCGAGGAAGGATTCGAGCAACAGTCCGTGCGCTGCACGCCGTAGTTGACGATCTCGCACTGCTGCACGGCGGCGGTGTTGTAGTAGGTAAGGACCATCTCGATGCATGCAGCCCAGCACCACATCGACTGCTGCTGTGTATATGCCGGCACTGGCAGCGTGGCGGTCGTCACCTGAGGCATATCAATGACTGTCATTTTTTCTGCAACTCGAAGCGGCATGACACCTCCCTTTTCTTGCGTTGACACAACCAGTGCTGACCCCAGGGGGCTCCCCTGGGGTGAAACATCTCATGGGCTGTCTTTCTGTTTTCGGGCAGGGGACAGCAGGGCGCCGTCAGTGCTTGCTCTCGAAGGCACTGACGACAGCCACCTGGGTGGCCCCCACCTGGAACAGCAGCCTGTCACTCCTGCCCTTCCCCCTCGTGCCGCTCGGGTAGATCTCGATCAGGTCCTCACTGGTCTTCCACTTCTGGACCTTGGGCACATGCTGCGACAGGAGGCCCAACCACTGGGACATGGGGTCGTTGGAGATCTCCGTCTCCCAGCAGAGGTTGCTGATCAGCTGCAGGACCTCCATGGCCTTTTCCTGCTCCTGGAGCTGGGCGTTGATCTCTTCCGAGATTTTCTTCTCGTCCGTGACGTTCGTGTAACAGGGCATAGGCCTCTCCTGATGAGCGTGTTGAGACTTGCTTGAGCTGTCTTCCAGGGTGCTGAATCCTTGTCAGACACTCAGGACAGCAACTTCAGGGGCACACCCACTCCACGGTGGCCTCCGCCCGGGTCGTCCTGTGTCCCCGGGCATTCTCGATCCACAGCAAAAGCTCGCACAGCCGTCGTCCGCCCTCCGTGCGCCGCGGGCCGACCTGTCCCTGGCACGTCAGCGGCTCGCCCACCGTGTCGGCTGCCGTGTAGAGACAGCAGAGCCGTACGAGCCTGCCGTGCGGGCCCAGCCACTCCGTCACGAAGCGGCCCAGGCGGGCGTGCTTGTACCGGCCTGGCACGATGATCCGTCCCAGCTCGCGGCTCTCGACCGCGTCTGGCTCCAGGTGGGCCGGGTTGAAGTCCCCCGAGGCGGCCGCATAGCGGATGATGTCCATCCGGCCGCACGG
This DNA window, taken from Corallococcus coralloides DSM 2259, encodes the following:
- a CDS encoding papain-like cysteine protease family protein, with translation MPLRVAEKMTVIDMPQVTTATLPVPAYTQQQSMWCWAACIEMVLTYYNTAAVQQCEIVNYGVQRTDCCSNPSSGWCNTSISTAMYAGIYNHFGVNNFAPLGGPATFVGVQQNINHNRVLEAQLNWAVGGAHVVLVIGWLVADDNSIWVLVNDPGFAGSFWSTYANLMAAYGQGYWYTTWSVWE
- a CDS encoding MaoC/PaaZ C-terminal domain-containing protein yields the protein MTQTWEALQEGQALPPARLPCGRMDIIRYAAASGDFNPAHLEPDAVESRELGRIIVPGRYKHARLGRFVTEWLGPHGRLVRLCCLYTAADTVGEPLTCQGQVGPRRTEGGRRLCELLLWIENARGHRTTRAEATVEWVCP